One window from the genome of Ananas comosus cultivar F153 linkage group 13, ASM154086v1, whole genome shotgun sequence encodes:
- the LOC109719657 gene encoding probable E3 ubiquitin-protein ligase ATL45, with protein sequence MASSTSSGDSSPIYYYFTITICAVAVLLILSNIVAFACCSTSHPTMQSLRRRLGFADGSTGEAREIEITHGIPAMKYRIDRPCDNASNGCAGECGVCCDNDSNGECSVCLSAFADGEDVRRMPRCKHLFHAACIDMWLFSHVNCPLCRAPVYPVARNCSFTGAAASSRHSDLEAQGRQGAQFYYASRSQAFQLNF encoded by the coding sequence ATGGCCTCTTCAACTTCTTCAGGGGACTCATCCCCCATCTACTACTACTTCACGATCACAATCTGCGCGGTAGCCGTCCTCCTCATACTGTCGAACATCGTCGCATTCGCTTGCTGTTCCACCTCTCATCCGACAATGCAAAGCCTCCGACGCCGCCTGGGGTTCGCCGACGGCTCGACCGGCGAAGCGCGTGAGATCGAAATCACGCACGGAATTCCCGCGATGAAGTATCGGATTGATCGGCCCTGCGATAATGCCTCAAACGGCTGTGCcggtgagtgcggggtttgctGCGATAATGACTCGAACGGCGAGTGCTCGGTTTGCCTGTCGGCTTTTGCAGATGGAGAAGATGTCAGGCGGATGCCGCGGTGTAAGCACTTGTTCCATGCAGCTTGCATCGACATGTGGCTCTTCTCTCACGTGAACTGCCCGCTTTGTCGAGCTCCCGTCTACCCAGTGGCTCGGAACTGCTCCTTCACCGGAGCAGCAGCATCGAGTCGCCATTCAGATTTGGAGGCACAGGGTCGACAGGGGGCGCAGTTTTACTACGCTAGCCGATCGCAAGCGTTTCAGTTgaacttctag